GGATCCGCCGGCCGCCGACGCCGGCGACGGGTTCGGCGGTCAGCACGTCGGTGCAGCCGGCCTTCTCCAGCAGCGCTTCCAGCGCCGTGGCGCCGAGCTCGGTGGAGGGCAGCATGAACTGACGACGCGCCAGCAGGCAGGCCACGATGAGCGCGACCGTGCGCGGGGTCTTCGCGGCGTGCACCGCGACGCGGGCATCGGCCGGCAGCCGCATCGCCGAGAGGCCCTCATAGGCCGACATGGTCATGGCGCACACTTCGGCGTAGGACACCCGGACATCGCCCAGCACCAGTGCGGCCGACTCCGGCCGGGTGCGGGCGAAGTCGGCCAGGCAGCCGAGCAGCGAACGCGAATACGGCACAATGGTCTCCAACCCCGGCCGGGCGCGGCGACCACCGTCGCGCGCCGGCCAGTCACCCCAGCTCCCCACGCGGAGCCCGGCCCGGACTCCGGCGGTGCCCGGGCCGGGCTCCGCGTGGACTCCACGGTAGCTTCGTCCCGGAGCGACTGGCTTCTCGCGCAGTGCGGCTCCCGATCAGCCGATCGGCGTCCCCTGTGGACGGTCCGGCCATGACTCCCAGCGCCACAGCCGCCCGGTGCCCTGATCGTCGACGCGTTGATCAAGGTGTTCGGATCGGCACGGCGCAGGTAGCGGGCCTCGACGGAGCAGACGGGGGACCGGGCGGTGGCCGGCTCGGCGGCGGTTGCGATCGGTACCGCGGTGATGACTCTGTGTGGATTGTGTGTCGAGATCACCTGATCCGGCGACGTCCGCCGCGCGGTCACAACCCGGCTGCAACCGGGGTGCGGTACGCATGCCGGGTGGCGCGCTCCACCGCGGGCCCGGACGCAAGGGGGACTCCGATGAGAACAGCGGTGCTCGCAGCGGTCGTGCTCTTGCTCGGCCCAGGAACGGCGGTGCCCACGGGCGCGGTGGCCCCTGGCTGTGGGCCCGCGTCGGTGGCGGTCGCCGACCGGACGCTCTACGAGGGCACCCCGGCCGCCGGGGAGCGCAGCCCGGCCTACACCACCTTCGAGTTCACCGTGTCCGTCACGGCGGCCGCGGGGTGCGCGCCGACCGGCTCGGTCGCCTACAAGACCGAGGACGGCTCACCCGGCGCGACCACCCCGGACGACTACGTTCCCGCCGAGGGACGGCTGAGCTGGACCGGTGACTCCAGTTCGCGCACCATCGCCGTCCAGGTCGTGAAGGACGCCGCCGCGGAGCCGAACGAGCCGTTCCTGCTGCGCCTGTCCGATCCGGTCGGCCTGGTCCTGGCCGACGACCTGGCCGCGGGCGGGATCCTCGACGACGACGGCGGCGTCGGGCTCCCGATCATGGTCTCCACCGACGGCGGCAAGATCTGCTGGCACGTCTGCACGGTCGGGGTGCAGCTCGGCGGCGGCCCGGCCAAGGCGCCGGTCACCGTGCACTACCGGACCTTGGCCCTCGGCACCGGCGAACCGGCGTACGTGCCGGTCAAGGACGCGATGGTGACGATCCCGCCCGGCGCGTCCGGCGGCAGTGCCGTGGTCAAACTGCTGGACGGCAATCCCGGCCAGACCGAATCCCGGTTCGTGCTGGAGCTGTTCGCCCCGTCGGCCGGCACGCTGGGGAACGCGCGGACGGAGGTGACGATCAAGCCCGGCGGTTAGCCACCTCGCGGGCCTCGGCCGTCGCGTTGGCCTGGGAGTACAACGCGGCGGCCGTGGCCCACTGCCGGGCCGCGTCGGCGGGCCGGCCGAGCCGCGCCTCCAGGTCACCGAGGTCGCGGTGCAGGTGCGCCTGCTCGTAGCCGTCGGGCACCGTGGCCCGCACGGCCAGCCCGCGTTCCAGGTGCTCGCGCGCGGCGGCCAGGTCGCCGGCCTCGAGCCGGGCCCGCCCGAGGTGCTCCAGCGCGGCCGCCTCGCCGTGCCGGTCGCCGACGTCGCGGCTGAGGTCGAGGGCCTGCCCGAAAAGGTCCGACGCGGTGGCGAAGTCGCTTCGGCCCAGGTGGACCCGGCCGGTGTCGAGCAGCGACTCCCACTCCAGCCAGCGGTCGCCGAGCACCCGGCTGACCGCGAGCGCCTCACCGAGGTGCGCCAGCGCCGCCCGGTGGTCCCCGCGCTGCAGGTGCGCCTCGCCCAGTGTGTCGAGTGTGGCGGCTTCCAGCCGTGCGTTGCCCAGCGCGCGGAACGTCGACAGCGCCGCCGTCAGCGGTTCCAAGCTTTCCGGGGCGCGGCCCATCCGGACGTAGGTGTGGCCGAGGTTGCGCTGGGACAGCGCGTGCCCGAGGTCGTTGCCGGCCGCGGCGTTGCGGGCGACCGCGAGCCGGTGCGCGGCGATGGCTTCGTCGAAGCGGCGCAGTTCGGCGTAGGCGTTGGCGGTGTTGTTGTGGATGTGCCCTTCGCCCTGGACGTCCCCGGCGGCCTGAGCCGTCCGCAGCGCGGCCGCGTTGGTCTCCAGCGCCTCCGGCAGCCGCCGGGTCATGAAGTACGCGACACCCAGCGCTCGCAGCATCTCCGCCTCGGCCAAGGGGTCGCCGAGCCCGGTCGCGGCGGCGGCGCCCTCGCGGCACAGCTCGACGCGGGTGTGCCAGTGCCCGGCCGTGTCGTAGAAGCTGGTCAGCAGGTACGTCAGCTGCCACGCGGCTTCGGCGCGGCCGTGCTCGCGGGCGAACCGCACGACGGGCAGCAGGTTGTCGCGCTCGGCGGTGAGGAAGGTCAGCGCGGCGTGCCGGTCGGCGCCGACCGGCACGTCCGGCGCGGCGAACCGCGGTGACGGCTTGACCAGGTCTCGATTCGGGTCGATGGCCCGGTTCGCCGCGGCCGCGGCCACCAGGTACCAGTCGACGAGCCGGTCGGCGATCTCCGCACGGGCGGCCGGAGGCTCGTCGGCCCGCGCGCATTGCCGCGCGAACTCGCGGATCAGGTCGTGGAACCGGAACCGGCCCGCGCCGGCGGCCGTGACGAGGTGCGCGGCGGCGAGCCCGGCCGCGGCGCGGTCGCCGTCGGCGCTCGGCACCTCGCAGAGAGAAGCCCCGAGCGCGGTGCTGAACGTGGCCCCGGGGCCGAGGGCGGCCCGGCGGAAGAACCGGGCCTGCGCGGCGGCCAGCGGACGGTAGGCCGTGGCGAGCACCGTCCGGACCGTGCGGGAATCCCCTTCCACGGCCAGGGTTTCCAGCCGCCCGGCCCCGGCCAGCTCGGCGGCGAGCTCGGCGATCGGCCGCTTCGGCGCACCCACCAGCCGGGCGGCCGCGATGCGCAGCGCCAGCGGCATCCCGCCGCACAGCCGCGCCACCCGCGCGGCCGGTCCCCGCTCGCGCCGCACCCGCTCGGCGCCCAGCACCCGGTCCAGCAGCGCGACGGACTCGGCGTGCCCGAAGGCGTCCAGGGCGATCGGGCGCACGGCGTGGCGGGTGCCCAGCGCGGCGAGGTGCTGCCGGCTGGTGACGACCAGCAGGGCCGGGCCGGTGCCCGGGATCAGCGGCAGGACGTCCTCGAGGCCGGCGACGTTGTCCACCACGACCAGGAACCGGCGCCCGTGCAGCAGCGACCGGTACAGCGCGGCGCGCCCGGCCTGGTCGCCCGGGATGTTCTCTTCGGGCACGTCGAGGCTGCGCAGCAGGTGCGTCAGCGCCCACGCACCCGGCAGCGGCTCGTCCGGGTCCTCGCCGCGCAGGTCGAGGAACAGCCGGCCGTCCGGGAAGCGGGCCGCGACCCGGTGCGCCCAGTGCAGCGCCAGCGCGGTCTTGCCCATGCCCGCCGCGCCGGAGAGCACCACCACCGGCCGTTCGGGCTCGTCGAGCACGGCGTCGAGCGCCGCGAGCTCGGCTTCGCGTCCGGTGAAGTGCCCGACGCCCGCGGGCAGCTGCGACGGCCCGGTCGTGGCCGGGCGGAGGTCCAGAGCGGCGTCCCGCCGCAGGATCGCCGTGTGCCGGGCCAGCAGTTCCGGGCCGGGGTCGACGCCGAGCTCGTCGGCGAGCCGCCGCCGCAGCCGCTGGAAGGCGTCGAGCGCGTCGGTGTGCCGCCCGCAGCGGTAGAGCGCGAGCATGTGCAGCCCGGTCAGCCGTTCCCGGGTCGGGGCGTCGGCGAGCAGCCGGGGCAGCTCGTGGACGGCCTGTTCGTGGTGGCCCAGCCGCAGTTCGGCGTCCCAGAGATCTTCCATCGCGCCCAGCCGCAGTTCGTGCAGCCGCTCGACCTCGCGCCGGCCCCAGCCGGACGGCGCCGCGTCGGCGAAGGCGTCCCCGCGCCAGAGTGTGACCGCCGCGCGCAGGGTGGTGGCCGCCCGCTCGACGGCGCCGGCCGCGAGGTCGGCCGCGCCCGCGCGGACCTGCTGCTCGAAGCGGTACGCGTCGACCGTCACCGGCGGGACGGTCAGCAGGTAGCCCGGCTCCCGGGTGACCAGGACGCCCGGGAACCCGCAGCTCTCCAGCGCCTGGCGCAGCCGCGCGACGTGGCTGTGCAGCGTCTTGACCGCGGTGCGCGGCGGGTCTTCGCCCCACAGGACGTCGACCAGCCGCGGGATCGGCAGCACGGTGCCCGCGTGCAGCGCCAGCACCCCGAGCACGACCCGCTGCCGCGTCCCGTGCAGGGTCGCGGGCCCGGCCGGGCCGACCGCTTCGACCGGCCCCAGCACACGCAGCTCCCCGGGTTGGGACACCCCCGCTCCTTCCCGCGCGGAACCACCGCTCAGCGAGCGTAACCAGCGCGAAGGAGGGCGAAAACAGCCAACCAGCCGATCCGCGCGGGGATCGACAACCGGTTCACAACCGGTCGCGGTGACGCTCGGTTCGGAGTTCCTGTTCCGACTCGTGTGAGGAAAACCGGATGAGCACCAGATCGCGGCCCCGGCGCCGCAGACCGTTCACCGCCGCGCTCGCGTTCGCCGCCGCGGCCGCGTTTCTGCCCGTGGTCCCCGCGGCGGCGGCCCCGGCCGTCGCGCCGCAGCCCACGTCGCCGTGCGGGCCGCTCGACGTCGCGTTCGTCATCGACGACACCGCCAGCATGGGCCCGGCGCTGACCAACATCAAGAGCGAGCTGGGCAACGTCGCCACGGCCGTGCAAGCCAATTCCGGCAACGACTACCAGCTCGGCCTCGTCACGTTCAAGGACGACGTGACGGTCCGGACCGACCTCGCGCCGCTCAACCTGGCCGCGGTCACCCCGCAGATCACCGCGCTGACCGCGACGAACGGCGCCAATGAGCCCGAAGCGTCCGACGAAGCGGTCAACACCGCCGTCAACAACCTGGCCGCCACCGGGCGCCCGCAGACCGGCGACTTCTCCGGGACCTGGCGGTCCAACGCGACGAAGATGGTCATCCTGGTGACCGACGCCCACCCGGGCGGCTTCGACGACACCTTCACCGCGGCCGACCAGGCCAACGCCCACCTGCGGGCGGTGCAGGCGGCGAACAAGGGCATCAAGGTCTCCACGGTCTACGCCCAGACGAACGCGCTACCCGGCATCTCGACGATCATGCAGGACTACGCCACCACCACCGGCGGCACGTACTCGGCGACACCGGCCAACGGCGCTGGCGCGGGTGCGGCGATCCTCGACGCGCTCAAGAACTGCCGGAAGACCGACGTGTTCATCAAGGACGCGCCGGGCGACACCGGGGTCGCGCCGCACGGCCTGAACCCGATCTGGACGAGCCCGGACATCAAGGTGTGCACGACGCTGCCGCCGTGCGTGGGGACCAACCCGGTCATCGGCCCGACGAACTACGTGGTCGTGACGCTGAACAACCCGGGCCCGGGCGGGTCCGGCGCGTCGACCGGCCACGTCGAGGTCTCCTACACCGCGCAGGGCGGGGCGGCGCTGTGGCCGATGGACTGGATCCCGGTCGGGTCCTCGACGATGGTGACCGTGCCGGCGGGCACCACCCAGGTGGCGATCCCGTGGACCTCGGTGCCCGGACCGGGCCACTTCTGCCTGCTCGCCCGGTGGATCTCGGCGACCGACCCGATGACCTTCCCCGAGCTGACCGGCTCGAACACGCTGGTCAACACGCGGAACAACAACAACATCGCGTGGCACAACGTGGACACGGTCAAGCTGAAGCCCGGCACGCCGGTGACGCACCCGTTCACCCTCGGCAACCCGGCCGCGGACCGGCCCACCCCGACCGACCTGCTCTTCACCCAGCCCGGCAAGCCGTTCGCGGGCGGTCCCGGCAAGGTGGTCGTCGACCTCGGCAAGGTGCTGGCCGAGCGCTGGCGCCAGAGCGGCCAGAAGGGCGTCGGCGTGCGTCAGGTGGGGGAGACGCAGGTCGAGATCACCGGTGGCCAGCAGGCGGTCTTGCAGGGCCTGCTGATCCAGCCGAAGGAACGCCTGGAGACGGCGGTGACGTTCACGGCGTCGGACGCGGCGGCGGGCACGGACTTCGTCTTCCGCGTCTCCCAGTCCACCGGCGACGAGGACCTCGGCGGCGTCGAGTTCCAGCTGTCGACTGAGCGGTAGCCCGGAGCTGAGCGGCCACCTCGATCCGGGCGAGGTGGCCGC
This window of the Amycolatopsis balhimycina FH 1894 genome carries:
- a CDS encoding Calx-beta domain-containing protein, which codes for MRTAVLAAVVLLLGPGTAVPTGAVAPGCGPASVAVADRTLYEGTPAAGERSPAYTTFEFTVSVTAAAGCAPTGSVAYKTEDGSPGATTPDDYVPAEGRLSWTGDSSSRTIAVQVVKDAAAEPNEPFLLRLSDPVGLVLADDLAAGGILDDDGGVGLPIMVSTDGGKICWHVCTVGVQLGGGPAKAPVTVHYRTLALGTGEPAYVPVKDAMVTIPPGASGGSAVVKLLDGNPGQTESRFVLELFAPSAGTLGNARTEVTIKPGG
- a CDS encoding AfsR/SARP family transcriptional regulator, with product MLGPVEAVGPAGPATLHGTRQRVVLGVLALHAGTVLPIPRLVDVLWGEDPPRTAVKTLHSHVARLRQALESCGFPGVLVTREPGYLLTVPPVTVDAYRFEQQVRAGAADLAAGAVERAATTLRAAVTLWRGDAFADAAPSGWGRREVERLHELRLGAMEDLWDAELRLGHHEQAVHELPRLLADAPTRERLTGLHMLALYRCGRHTDALDAFQRLRRRLADELGVDPGPELLARHTAILRRDAALDLRPATTGPSQLPAGVGHFTGREAELAALDAVLDEPERPVVVLSGAAGMGKTALALHWAHRVAARFPDGRLFLDLRGEDPDEPLPGAWALTHLLRSLDVPEENIPGDQAGRAALYRSLLHGRRFLVVVDNVAGLEDVLPLIPGTGPALLVVTSRQHLAALGTRHAVRPIALDAFGHAESVALLDRVLGAERVRRERGPAARVARLCGGMPLALRIAAARLVGAPKRPIAELAAELAGAGRLETLAVEGDSRTVRTVLATAYRPLAAAQARFFRRAALGPGATFSTALGASLCEVPSADGDRAAAGLAAAHLVTAAGAGRFRFHDLIREFARQCARADEPPAARAEIADRLVDWYLVAAAAANRAIDPNRDLVKPSPRFAAPDVPVGADRHAALTFLTAERDNLLPVVRFAREHGRAEAAWQLTYLLTSFYDTAGHWHTRVELCREGAAAATGLGDPLAEAEMLRALGVAYFMTRRLPEALETNAAALRTAQAAGDVQGEGHIHNNTANAYAELRRFDEAIAAHRLAVARNAAAGNDLGHALSQRNLGHTYVRMGRAPESLEPLTAALSTFRALGNARLEAATLDTLGEAHLQRGDHRAALAHLGEALAVSRVLGDRWLEWESLLDTGRVHLGRSDFATASDLFGQALDLSRDVGDRHGEAAALEHLGRARLEAGDLAAAREHLERGLAVRATVPDGYEQAHLHRDLGDLEARLGRPADAARQWATAAALYSQANATAEAREVANRRA
- a CDS encoding vWA domain-containing protein; protein product: MSTRSRPRRRRPFTAALAFAAAAAFLPVVPAAAAPAVAPQPTSPCGPLDVAFVIDDTASMGPALTNIKSELGNVATAVQANSGNDYQLGLVTFKDDVTVRTDLAPLNLAAVTPQITALTATNGANEPEASDEAVNTAVNNLAATGRPQTGDFSGTWRSNATKMVILVTDAHPGGFDDTFTAADQANAHLRAVQAANKGIKVSTVYAQTNALPGISTIMQDYATTTGGTYSATPANGAGAGAAILDALKNCRKTDVFIKDAPGDTGVAPHGLNPIWTSPDIKVCTTLPPCVGTNPVIGPTNYVVVTLNNPGPGGSGASTGHVEVSYTAQGGAALWPMDWIPVGSSTMVTVPAGTTQVAIPWTSVPGPGHFCLLARWISATDPMTFPELTGSNTLVNTRNNNNIAWHNVDTVKLKPGTPVTHPFTLGNPAADRPTPTDLLFTQPGKPFAGGPGKVVVDLGKVLAERWRQSGQKGVGVRQVGETQVEITGGQQAVLQGLLIQPKERLETAVTFTASDAAAGTDFVFRVSQSTGDEDLGGVEFQLSTER